CGCTAATGTGTCAGGCGCGAGTAGAAATCCTTCGGAAAAATACATTGTATCTTTTGCGGCTAACAATTCAATTTTCCCTCCGAAATCGAATCCGTTGTCAATTTTCGCGATGATCGTTGCCGACTCAATTTCTTTTGGAATATTTTCATCTACCAATTCAGGATCTAACTCGACTACAGCGTCTTCTTTAATGATCATTTCCATTGGGACGGATATTTGCATGACACCTGAGACATACTGCGATGTATCGACTGTTCCGGTTCCGCCAACCGTCGCATTCCCATAAGCAACGATTTTTTTAGGTTTGATGTTGATCAGGTCTTCGGCATTTAAAATTTGCACAATCGGATTTTCCGTTATGATCTGGTCAATCACGGAGTAAACCGTATCGCCGGATTCGTTATACGACATTAACGTCAGATTCAAGCAAACAGGAACGCCGATATTCGTATCGAAGATAATCGAAATATCGACATTCGAAAGATCAACCCCATTCAATTCATCGGGTAGTGCAGAAATTTCCTGTTCGACCGTGTCGAGATCAATGCTCACCGGATCGATAATTCCGGCAATACTGGAAAAAGACAAATCGTTCAAATCTACCTGTACTTCGATCTCTTCTTCCAAACTAAGCGTCATCGGCGCATCGCTGGGAATTTCAATGGTCGATTTATAATGAATCTGTTGATTGTCAGATAGATTTGCCAGCGGCAGAGAAATTCGATAACCATCCAATGGAATAGTGACTATGGATGGTGACGGATCGGCGGACAATTCAATGTTTTTTTTCAGCGGCTGATTCGTTATTTTATGAATAATTTCATCTATAGTAAATTCCACATTAGCGATAACGCCGATTTGATTGGTCATCGTCAGAATCATGTCGCCGCCAGCGATTTCTGCCGTTTGGATTTTCGTGGGTTGTTCAAGATGGATCGTATCTTGCGAGACAATTGCTTCTTGATTGAAATATCCGGTAACGCTCGAAAAATGCATTTCGGAAACATTGATCTGAACGATGATCGAATCCATTAAGTTGTATCTTGCGATCTCACCGATCGACGTCGTTATAGTTGTCTCGTATGTTAAATATTGACGAGTGCTATCGCTGGAAATAACCTGTAAGAGCGGTTCTAACCGATAATTCGTAAGATCTTGCGATGATGTCAAAACTCCCGGATTCAAGTTCAATGTAACACTCAACGGTGTTCCTGTAGAATTGACGATCTGCGGCAAATTGACAACAATTTGTGGAACGCCAGATGCTGTTTGGTTGATACGATTGTCGAAATTGAAAGTCAACGATCCGGAAGAAATCACTGCGCTCGTAATTCGTGAACCGGACTCTACTGTGATTTCACCGTTTTCAACAATCGTTTGTTGCTCGATGATTCCTTCAATCATTGAAAAAGTGATCTGGTCATCAATCTTTCCAGCAATGCTTAAATCTACCAGAATATTATCCGTTTCCGACAGTGTCGCTTTCTCCGGATTCGTGTCCTCCGTCAGAATTTGATAGGAATATTCGACTTTCTGATCGGCAATATCCATAACAAGAAAGTAACTATCGAGTGCGACCGAAATGTCTGACAGTTGGTTCGCCGGAATCGAAAAACTGCGCGTCAGTGGTTCGATTGATTGAGACGAAGTTATATCAATAGATTGTACAATAAGTTGGAGTTGGATGTCCACTGGTAAATTATTTTGAACATTCAGCGTCATTTTTCCATCTAAAATCTGTGCGCGGCTCACTTTATTCGGCTGGTCAGGAGAGAGTGTAATCGTGTTCGTTGTGTCGATTTGTTGTTCAGGAATAATTGCAACTGCTTGACTCACAGCAAGATTTCTTGCTTGAACTTCAACGATAAACGATGAATTTCTAGCCGTTTCGTTGTTGGTAATATCCATTGGCCCTGATCCGCAGATTGCGCCACTGATCTGAACGATCACCTCTCCGGGTAAAGTCTTTCCTGCCAGTGATATTTGTTTCGTTCCGGTATTGCGAGTCGAGATTCCGACAGTCCATTCCGCTTTTGCCGTATCTCCATCTGATCCAACAATCGTGGAAGAATCTGCATCAAGAAGCCGAACTGTTATTGGATGCCCAAGCTCAACGACCAAATTATTGTTGATGGAAATTCCCAATTCGCCGAATGTAAAAATCGCGCTGTCGAAATTGTCAAATTTCACGGTTCTATAAATGACCGGGAATTGCGTGCCTTGTGAAATTGTCTTCGTTACGCCTTCAGGAACGCTTGTTAAATCAATAATATTAGTAAAAAAGATCGGTTCAGTCTGTTTCTTTTCAGTATCGTTCAATTCAATTTTTCCTATCTGCGACGAAATACTTTTAGAAATAGGATCAATGCCGACTGATTCCAAACTTGAGCTAAAGCTCTTTTCCGTTCCATCGACTTTGACTTCGTCAATATTCTGAATAAAAGATTTATGAATATTGTCGATTTCAAGCTGGTTGCCTACTTTGACCGATTCGATGTTTATGGACTTTTCATACGCTAATATAGAATCGCCGCTCACGCCATAGGGAATGCCGACAAAAAGCGAATCCTTCAGCAAGTCATCGATGGTCAATGTTTCAACAGCGATGGGTACAGATATATTCACCGACCATGAAGGTAGATCGGCTTCATTTGGGAAATCCATACTGCACTGAGATGACATCAGCAAAAAACCGGCGAAAACCCCGATGGTCAATTTTTTCATATTAACACCCATCCATAATTATCAGGTTAAAAAACACAAGGTGATTTTAATGTTTTTTTATGACTGATCGTGTGACTTAACTCTCATTTAAACAAAGATGATCAGAAAATACTCTGATTTAGATAAATGAAATGTACAATTAGCAAATTAACCGGCAGAAACCTATTGACTAAGAACGCCAGATATTGATCGAGCGATTCCTTCTGCATTCAAGCCCAGTTTATCAATCAGAATTTCACGCGTTCCCTGTTCGATAAATTCATCCGGAATACCGAGCGTTACCAATCTTATCGGCGATCGCATTTCCGACAAAATCCGTGAAATTGTCGATCCGAATCCACCAATAAGCGAATTCTCTTCAAGAGTGAAAATCCACTGATGAGTTCGTGCAAGTTCATTCAGTAATTCATGATCGATTGGTTTGACAAAACGCGCGTGAACGATCGTCGGATCGATTCCTTTTTTCCGTAAAATACTAACAGCGTCCAGCGCCGCATTCGACAGAATGCCAACGGAAACAACAGCAACTTCCGATCCTTTGTTCAGGATTTCCCATTTGCCGACCGGATAAATCGTCGGCTCTTGTTGATTCTCGAAAACTGAGCAAGATTCCTTCGGGTAGCGAATCGCGAACGGATATTCATTTTGTTGAAATGCCGTGAAAAGCAGATTACGGAATTCAGTTCCGTTGCGAGGAGCGGAAATGATCATATTCGGAATGCAGTTTAGGTAACTCAAATCGAATGCGCCATGGTGCGTTGGTCCATCTTCTCCAACCAGTCCGGCGCGATCCAGTGCAAAAATGACCGGTAAATTTTGAAGAGCGACGTCGTGAATGATATGGTCGTAAGCGCGTTGTAGGAAAGTCGAGTAAATGGCAACGACCGGTCGATAACCGGCGACAGCCAGTCCGGCGGCAAATGTCACCGCGTGACCTTCGGCAATGCCAACATCAAAATATCTTTTGGGGAATTTATTTGAAAATTCCACCAGACCGGTACCATCTGCCATTGCGGCAGTGATAAACACGGCTTTGTTGTTCTTCTCGGCAATTTCGCAAGACGTTTCGCCCAGAACTTTTAGAAACGGCGGCGCGCTTGTCGTCACTTTTTGCTCCTTAACATCCGGCGATTTTGGAGAAATACCATGATATTTCGTCGGATCATTTTCGGCGCTGGCCAAGCCCTTGCCCTTTTGGGTAATCACATGCAACAGAACTGGATATTTAAAATCTTTAATTCTGTTAAGCGTTTCGATTAATCGTCCAAGGTCATGTCCGTCGATTGGTCCGTAATACCGGAATCCAAATTCTTCAAACACTATTCCGGGAGCCAAAATATTTTTCAACGATTCGAGGAATTTCCGCCCTATCTTTCTCGCAAAATTTCCACCCTTCGGTAAATACGACAACGAATCCCATACTCGCGTCTTAAAGCGCAAATATTTTGGATGCGTCACAATGCGTGTTAGATAATTCGACATCGCGCCAACATTCCGGGAAATCGACATGCGATTATCGTTGAGAATGACTAAAAACTGACCTTTCAGTTTATCAGCGTTATTTAAACCTTCATAGGCCAGACCGCCTGTTAGAGCGCCGTCACCAATAATAGCAACGATCCGCTCGCTTTCGCCTGACATATCCCGTGCCGACGCCAACCCCAATGCCGCTGAAATCGAAGTGCTGGCGTGACCGGCTCCGTAGGTGTCGTATTCACTTTCGGAAATCTTACAGAATCCGCTAATGCCGCCATATTGACGAATAGTCAGAATTTCTTCTTTTCTACCGGTCAGAATTTTGTGTCCATACGCCTGATGCCCGACATCCCATACGAGTTTATCTTCCGGCGTGTTGAAGACGGCATGAAGCGCAATGGTTAGATCGATGACTCCGAGGCTTGACGCCAAATGCCCACCGGTGATTTGAGTTGTCTCGATGATATAACTGCGAAGTTCGTCGCTTAGTGTAATTAACTCATCAAGTGTAAGTTTCTTCAAATCTTTCGGCGAGTCGATCTTCGACAACAATTTGTATTTCGATAAAAATTGATTCATTTTTTAACCATTTCAATAAAATATTCGTGAATACGAGGATCGTTTTTCAGTTCAGGGTGAAAAGTCGAAAGCAAATATTGCCGATATCGGACGAGAACGATTTCACCGTTAAACCGGCCGAGAATTTCTACTTTCGAAGAACACTCAGTAATTTTTGGCGCACGAATAAAAATTGCCGAAAAGGGTTTATCGTTAAAACTTAGATTTACAGATTCTGTAAACGAATCTACCTGCCGACCATAGGCGTTTCTCAACATTTTTACCGGTGCTCTTTTAAATGTTTGGATATTCGGATCGTCACACGTTTCTGACAATAAAATAGCGCCTGCGCAGGTTCCGAAAATTGGCTTGTCGAACGCTTCTAAATCCGGTAGAAATCTCATCTCAAAAATGATTTTGGTCATCGTCGTCGATTCGCCGCCCGGGATGATTAGTCCATCAATCGTCCGCAGTTGCTCGCCATACCGGATCACTTCACTTTTTACACCGATTCGGTTAAGCATTTCTACATGTTTTTGGAATGCTCCTTGAAGAGCCAGAACGCCAATATTCAGACTACGACTCATTTAGATATTTTACAATCCTAATAAAAAATACTTACCAACCTCTGGTCGCCAATCGCTCGGATTCCGGTAAAGACGTTACATCAATTCCCTTCATGGCAGATTTCAATTCGGCAGATACTTCAGCGACTTTTTCTGGATTATCGAAATATGTCGTCGCTAAAACAATTGCTCTGGCTCTCGCCGCAGGGTCATCCGATTTGAAAATACCACTGCCAACAAACACAGATTCTGCGCCGAGTTGCATCATAAGCGAAGCGTCTGCAGGTGTCGCGATTCCGCCAGCGGCAAAATTCGGAACAGGTAATTTTCCCGTTTTTGCCACTTGCTTAACGATTTCAAAAGGCGCACCGAGTCGTTTGGCTTCAGCCATCAATTCATCATCCAAAAGCGTCGTCAATTTTCGCATTTCCTGTTGAACACGCCGCATGTGGCGAACGGCTTCGACGATATTGCCTGAACCGGCTTCGCCTTTGGTGCGAATCAACGCGGCACCCTCGCCGATCCGTCTAAGCGCTTCGCCCAGATCGCGGCATCCGCAGACGAACGGAACCTTAAAATCGTGTTTCCAGATGTGATTTTCTTCGTCGGCAGGCGTAAGAACTTCGCTTTCATCGATAAAATCAACTTTCAGCGCTTCCAAAACCTGTGCTTCAGCAAAGTGACCAATCCGGCATTTTGCCATCAC
This portion of the Candidatus Marinimicrobia bacterium CG08_land_8_20_14_0_20_45_22 genome encodes:
- a CDS encoding 1-deoxy-D-xylulose-5-phosphate synthase, with translation MNQFLSKYKLLSKIDSPKDLKKLTLDELITLSDELRSYIIETTQITGGHLASSLGVIDLTIALHAVFNTPEDKLVWDVGHQAYGHKILTGRKEEILTIRQYGGISGFCKISESEYDTYGAGHASTSISAALGLASARDMSGESERIVAIIGDGALTGGLAYEGLNNADKLKGQFLVILNDNRMSISRNVGAMSNYLTRIVTHPKYLRFKTRVWDSLSYLPKGGNFARKIGRKFLESLKNILAPGIVFEEFGFRYYGPIDGHDLGRLIETLNRIKDFKYPVLLHVITQKGKGLASAENDPTKYHGISPKSPDVKEQKVTTSAPPFLKVLGETSCEIAEKNNKAVFITAAMADGTGLVEFSNKFPKRYFDVGIAEGHAVTFAAGLAVAGYRPVVAIYSTFLQRAYDHIIHDVALQNLPVIFALDRAGLVGEDGPTHHGAFDLSYLNCIPNMIISAPRNGTEFRNLLFTAFQQNEYPFAIRYPKESCSVFENQQEPTIYPVGKWEILNKGSEVAVVSVGILSNAALDAVSILRKKGIDPTIVHARFVKPIDHELLNELARTHQWIFTLEENSLIGGFGSTISRILSEMRSPIRLVTLGIPDEFIEQGTREILIDKLGLNAEGIARSISGVLSQ
- a CDS encoding pyridoxal 5'-phosphate synthase lyase subunit PdxS produces the protein MEKSSFEVKIGLAEMLKGGVIMDVTTPEQAKIAEDAGAVAVMALERIPADIRADGGIARMSSPKIIQEIQKTVSIPVMAKCRIGHFAEAQVLEALKVDFIDESEVLTPADEENHIWKHDFKVPFVCGCRDLGEALRRIGEGAALIRTKGEAGSGNIVEAVRHMRRVQQEMRKLTTLLDDELMAEAKRLGAPFEIVKQVAKTGKLPVPNFAAGGIATPADASLMMQLGAESVFVGSGIFKSDDPAARARAIVLATTYFDNPEKVAEVSAELKSAMKGIDVTSLPESERLATRGW
- a CDS encoding pyridoxal 5'-phosphate synthase glutaminase subunit PdxT gives rise to the protein MSRSLNIGVLALQGAFQKHVEMLNRIGVKSEVIRYGEQLRTIDGLIIPGGESTTMTKIIFEMRFLPDLEAFDKPIFGTCAGAILLSETCDDPNIQTFKRAPVKMLRNAYGRQVDSFTESVNLSFNDKPFSAIFIRAPKITECSSKVEILGRFNGEIVLVRYRQYLLSTFHPELKNDPRIHEYFIEMVKK